In a genomic window of Rhodovulum sp. P5:
- a CDS encoding IS3 family transposase (programmed frameshift) — protein MTKRKRYSAEFKAKVALEAIREELTTAELAKKYDIHPTMISGWKRTAIENMASAFNGHATAEPAISAAEVEKLHAKIGQLVVERDAPQRLRGPTGATVAATMSEASSLIPGTRQKAVKKGHPDLSVRRQCSLLSLARSSLYYQPRGESAENLKVMEIIDRQFLETPWYGSRQMARHLAREGHRCGRHRVRRLMKLMRLVPIYQEPKTSKKHPEHKIYPYLLKDLPITRPNQVWCADISYIPMRRGFLYLVAVMDWHSRKVLSWRLSNSMDAGFCVEALKEALARYGTPEIFNTDQGSQFTSTDFTDVLRDATVKISMDGRGRWIDNRMIERLWRSLKYECVYLNAFETGSEAREGIGGWITYYNERRPHSSHGLLTPDEAYGRQSPDLKVAA, from the exons ATGACCAAACGGAAACGCTATTCGGCAGAGTTCAAGGCGAAGGTGGCTCTGGAAGCCATCCGCGAGGAACTGACGACGGCCGAACTGGCCAAGAAGTATGACATCCACCCCACGATGATCAGCGGCTGGAAGCGGACTGCGATCGAGAACATGGCTTCAGCCTTCAATGGCCACGCGACTGCTGAGCCGGCGATATCGGCGGCAGAGGTTGAAAAGCTGCACGCCAAGATTGGCCAGTTGGTCGTGGAACGGGATGCTCCGCAGCGCTTACGCGGCCCCACTGGGGCCACGGTCGCTGCTACGATGTCGGAAGCCTCCAGTCTCATCCCCGGCACT AGGCAAAAAGCGGTGAAGAAGGGCCATCCTGATCTCAGCGTCCGGCGGCAATGCAGCCTGCTGTCGCTGGCCCGCTCGAGCCTTTACTACCAGCCACGCGGCGAAAGCGCGGAGAACCTGAAGGTCATGGAAATCATCGACCGGCAGTTCCTGGAGACGCCGTGGTATGGGTCCCGACAAATGGCCCGGCACTTGGCTCGCGAGGGACATAGGTGCGGACGGCATCGTGTGCGGCGGCTGATGAAGCTCATGCGGTTGGTGCCGATCTACCAGGAACCGAAGACCAGCAAGAAGCACCCGGAGCACAAGATATATCCATATCTTCTGAAGGACTTGCCCATCACCCGGCCGAACCAGGTCTGGTGTGCTGACATCAGCTACATTCCCATGCGCCGGGGATTTCTCTATCTCGTGGCTGTCATGGACTGGCATAGCCGGAAGGTGCTGAGTTGGCGGCTCTCGAACAGCATGGACGCGGGGTTCTGCGTGGAGGCGTTGAAAGAAGCGCTGGCCAGATACGGCACCCCCGAGATATTCAACACCGATCAGGGTTCGCAATTCACCAGCACCGATTTCACCGACGTGCTGCGCGATGCGACGGTGAAAATATCGATGGATGGTCGGGGGCGCTGGATCGACAATCGGATGATCGAGCGGCTCTGGCGATCCCTCAAATACGAATGCGTCTACTTGAACGCCTTCGAAACCGGGTCCGAAGCCCGAGAAGGGATCGGCGGCTGGATCACCTACTACAACGAAAGACGCCCACACTCATCACATGGGCTCCTGACGCCGGACGAGGCCTATGGTAGACAATCTCCGGACCTGAAGGTCGCCGCCTGA
- a CDS encoding site-specific integrase: MAKIVPLPPTSKGETRYAVRWIGSKGKEVQRNFPTRWEAAEFRSQKEIEFPRKRRRISRVRTAEVPTFKEAGAAYLSSLEHPEPGEDPKEPVTLKTYGSVLREHVYPRIGRKRVSNVNDDDYKLVYRGCDETGMSPRTRTEALRLMKAVLTYAKDQGHLEHVPENPIKNKRTKQEAQAEKDAAEQKFFSPDEVYTLLAAADSLAEDTNKQTRRTWARYRPMVYFLVYTGARISEARAFRRQDYAPQEGRVHIRESAPEGKGSKRTKTAAGRRWVPMNPELCEILEPWLKTHNRTLVFGTAADNPISLPTLYPRLLEALKDRADKLADLGSDPHYVKPRRDRQFHAFRHHYASWLVKEGANLKQLQSYMGHAKASFTLDVYGHLFEDDGQELAMRMTMKRGSAQKGTRVLASPERHENRRESNRKRVTYG; this comes from the coding sequence ATGGCAAAGATTGTACCGCTGCCACCGACTTCCAAAGGCGAAACACGTTACGCGGTTCGCTGGATAGGCAGCAAGGGCAAGGAAGTTCAACGCAACTTTCCGACCCGGTGGGAGGCTGCGGAATTCAGGTCGCAGAAGGAAATTGAGTTCCCGCGCAAGCGTCGGCGAATTAGCCGCGTTCGAACTGCCGAGGTCCCCACATTCAAAGAAGCTGGTGCCGCCTACCTATCCAGCCTCGAACACCCGGAACCCGGCGAAGACCCAAAGGAACCCGTTACGCTGAAAACGTACGGGTCAGTTTTGCGCGAACACGTCTACCCTCGCATAGGGCGAAAGCGCGTGTCCAACGTCAACGATGACGACTACAAGCTTGTTTATCGCGGGTGCGATGAAACCGGTATGTCACCCCGGACACGCACAGAAGCTCTTCGATTGATGAAGGCGGTTTTGACCTACGCCAAGGATCAGGGCCATCTTGAACACGTCCCTGAGAACCCGATTAAGAACAAACGGACCAAGCAAGAAGCACAGGCAGAGAAGGACGCAGCCGAACAAAAGTTCTTCTCGCCGGACGAGGTCTACACGTTGTTAGCGGCGGCGGACTCACTAGCCGAGGATACGAATAAGCAAACCCGACGAACGTGGGCGCGGTATCGTCCGATGGTCTATTTCTTGGTCTACACGGGGGCACGTATTAGCGAAGCCCGCGCATTCCGCAGGCAGGACTACGCACCGCAGGAAGGACGTGTGCATATCCGCGAAAGTGCACCGGAGGGAAAGGGAAGCAAACGGACGAAGACTGCCGCCGGTCGACGGTGGGTGCCGATGAACCCAGAGCTTTGTGAGATACTGGAGCCTTGGCTGAAAACCCATAACCGCACGCTTGTTTTTGGAACGGCAGCCGACAACCCGATCAGCCTACCCACCCTCTATCCCCGCTTGCTGGAAGCGCTGAAAGACCGAGCGGACAAACTGGCAGATTTAGGGTCTGACCCACACTACGTGAAGCCCCGGCGCGACCGGCAGTTTCACGCCTTTAGGCACCACTACGCATCTTGGTTGGTGAAAGAGGGTGCGAACCTCAAACAACTGCAAAGCTACATGGGGCACGCCAAGGCATCCTTCACGCTGGACGTGTACGGCCACCTTTTCGAAGATGACGGGCAGGAATTAGCTATGCGTATGACCATGAAACGTGGCTCGGCACAAAAAGGCACACGGGTGCTGGCAAGTCCCGAGCGGCACGAAAACAGGCGGGAGTCAAACCGTAAACGGGTGACTTATGGGTGA
- a CDS encoding ABC transporter substrate-binding protein — protein MKTFLATTALALTLAGTATAQELRIGLSTFEDSLDPQDTTGNSGAPILYEIFDALIERDSFSNPLTFKPGLATEWTQIEPTVWELKLRRGVIFHNGDRFDAHDVEFSLDRMFHHEDPEFFSAWGRWAYNFKDVEVVDDMTVRVHTHRPEPMFETLMSARSFGIVSKDYYEEKGFDDAALTPVGTGPYKVTNFVPDETLTLERFDGYWGEAAPLDKVVMTYVPEVASRVTGIVNGEFDIVTNIPPDQTPALEKPGIKTMGVTWPMFHVYVIAMNKAPTDDARVRQAMRLCTDRQALVDGLWGGL, from the coding sequence CCTTCGAGGACAGCCTCGACCCGCAGGACACGACCGGCAATTCCGGCGCGCCCATCCTCTATGAAATCTTCGATGCCCTGATCGAGCGCGACAGCTTTTCGAACCCGCTGACCTTCAAGCCGGGGCTCGCCACCGAATGGACGCAGATCGAACCGACCGTGTGGGAGCTGAAGCTGCGCCGCGGCGTCATCTTCCACAACGGCGACAGGTTCGATGCCCATGACGTGGAATTCTCGCTCGACCGCATGTTCCACCACGAAGATCCGGAGTTCTTCTCCGCCTGGGGCCGCTGGGCCTATAATTTCAAGGATGTCGAGGTGGTCGACGACATGACCGTCCGCGTCCACACCCACCGCCCCGAGCCGATGTTCGAAACGCTGATGTCCGCGCGGTCCTTCGGCATCGTGTCCAAGGACTACTATGAGGAGAAGGGCTTTGACGATGCGGCGCTGACCCCGGTCGGCACCGGCCCCTACAAGGTGACGAATTTCGTCCCCGATGAAACGCTGACGCTGGAGCGGTTCGACGGATACTGGGGGGAAGCCGCGCCGCTCGACAAGGTCGTGATGACCTATGTGCCCGAGGTCGCCTCGCGCGTCACGGGCATCGTCAATGGCGAGTTCGACATCGTCACCAACATCCCGCCCGACCAGACGCCGGCGCTGGAGAAGCCCGGCATCAAGACCATGGGCGTCACCTGGCCGATGTTCCATGTCTATGTCATCGCCATGAACAAGGCCCCGACGGACGACGCCCGCGTGCGGCAGGCGATGCGGCTGTGTACCGACCGGCAGGCACTGGTCGATGGCCTCTGGGGCGGGCTATGA